From the genome of Callithrix jacchus isolate 240 chromosome 7, calJac240_pri, whole genome shotgun sequence, one region includes:
- the LOC118143095 gene encoding protein lin-28 homolog A gives MGSVSNQQFAGGCAKVAEEAPEEAPADAARAADEPQLLHGAGICKWFNVRMGFGFLSMTARARVALDPPVNVFVHQSKLHMEGFRSLKEGEAVEFTFKKSAKGLESIGVTGPGWVFCIGSERRPKGKNMQKRRSGDRCYNCGGLDQHAEECKLPPQPKKCHCCQSISHMVASCPLKAQQAPSAQGKPTYFWEEEEEIYSPALLPEAQN, from the coding sequence ATGGGCTCCGTGTCCAACCAACAGTTTGCAGGTGGCTGCGCCAAGGTAGCAGAAGAGGCGCCAGAGGAGGCGCCAGCGGATGCGGCCCGGGCGGCGGACGAGCCTCAGCTGCTGCACGGTGCAGGCATCTGTAAGTGGTTCAACGTGCGCATGGGGTTCGGCTTCCTGTCCATGACCGCCCGCGCCAGGGTCGCGCTCGACCCCCCAGTAAACGTCTTTGTGCACCAGAGTAAGCTGCACATGGAGGGCTTCCGGAGCTTGAAGGAAGGTGAGGCCGTGGAGTTCACCTTTAAGAAGTCAGCCAAGGGTCTGGAATCCATCGGTGTCACTGGACCTGGTTGGGTGTTCTGTATTGGGAGTGAGAGGCGGCCAAAGGGGAAGAACATGCAGAAACGCAGATCAGGAGACAGGTGCTACAACTGTGGAGGTCTAGACCAACATGCCGAGGAATGCAAGCTGCCACCCCAGCCCAAGAAGTGCCACTGCTGCCAGAGCATCAGCCATATGGTAGCCTCATGTCCACTGAAGGCCCAGCAGGCCCCTAGCGCACAGGGAAAGCCAACATACTTttgggaggaagaagaagaaatctaCAGCCCTGCCCTGCTCCCGGAGGCCCAGAATTGA